From the genome of Colius striatus isolate bColStr4 chromosome 15, bColStr4.1.hap1, whole genome shotgun sequence, one region includes:
- the CCDC51 gene encoding mitochondrial potassium channel: MGPMKYRSSVSSVSCGLQYHHSLTKWSPKRNLHIMRTYCSSAPKRPEAKSALEMAMGLFHRLTEAGTIMGKNSLQKISATCKTWWDRYEEFVGINEVREAQGKVTEAENVFMIARGIVREARENVEAQQMKLKEIRDRLDRVSRDDTQYLELATLEHRLLQEEKRYRSAYLNAEESEREKFSLFSAAVRESHEKERTRAEKTKNWSIIGSVLGAIIGVLGSTYVNRVRLQELKVLVLEAQKGPINLQEAIKEQASSHYLQQKDLSEVIADLKSVLQTRTSQETKEGALLTREDRNDSIKIDSLLIPLNEQLNYTKQVSSCLGSLQQQFNNLQESIAQLISEMQSIKVAVHSRPTGVTPRSSVEGKNQASALRDVILELCDTERRLETQIKRNSIYSTALTCAMFALTLPVLYIILKGN; this comes from the exons ATGGGGCCAATGAAATACAGGTCAAGTGTGTCCTCGGTGTCCTGTGGTCTGCAGTATCACCATTCATTGACAAAGTGGAGTCCGAAAAGGAATTTACACATAATGCGGACTTACTGCTCGTCAGCACCAAAGAGACCCGAAGCCAAGTCTGCGCTAGAAATGGCCATGGGGCTCTTTCATCGGCTGACGGAAGCTGGGACCATCATGGGAAAAAACTCCCTACAAAAAATATCTGCAACGTGCAAGACCTGGTGGGACAGATACGAAGAGTTTGTTGGAATTAATGAAGTTCGAGAGGCTCAGGGAAAAGTGACAGAG gCTGAAAATGTCTTTATGATAGCTCGAGGGATAGTGCGAGAGGCTCGTGAAAATGTAGAAGCCCAACAGATGAAACTGAAGGAAATTCGGGACCGCTTAGACAGGGTCTCTCGGGATGACACCCAGTATTTAGAACTGGCTACTCTGGAACACAGGTTGCTGCAG GAAGAGAAGAGGTACCGATCTGCGTATTTAAATGCAGAAGaatctgagagagaaaaattctctctcttctctgcagctgtACGGGAAAGCCATGAGAAGGAGCGGACAAGagctgaaaaaacaaagaactgGTCTATTATTGGTTCTGTACTGGGAGCCATTATAGGTGTTCTTGGTTCCACCTATGTTAACCGAGTAAGGCTGCAAGAATTGAAAGTCTTGGTACTCGAAGCACAGAAGGGCCCAATAAATTTACAGGAAGCCATCAAAGAACAGGCCTCCAGCCATTACTTACAGCAGAAGGATCTCAGTGAGGTCATAGCAGACCTGAAAAGTGTGCTGCAAACAAGGACAtcacaggaaacaaaagaaggTGCTTTGTTAACTAGAGAAGACAGGAATGACTCCATAAAAATAGATTCTCTTTTAATTCCTTTAAACGAACAGCTCAACTACACTAAACAAGTCAGTTCATGTCTAGGGAGTTTACAACAGCAGTTTAACAATCTGCAGGAAAGTATAGCACAGCTGATTTCTGAGATGCAGAGCATTAAAGTTGCAGTCCATTCTAGACCTACAGGAGTGACACCACGATCTTCAGTGGAGGGTAAGAATCAAGCTTCTGCCCTGAGAGATGTCATTTTAGAGTTGTGTGATACCGAGCGAAGACTCGAAACCCAAATCAAGAGAAATTCTATTTACAGCACTGCATTGACATGTGCCATGTTTGCTCTTACTCTGCCAGTGCTCTATATTATACTGAAAGGGAACTGA